From Serratia fonticola:
TTCCGCTGACGGTAAGTGCGGCAGCGGTGGGCAACAGCCCGGTGCTGACCTACGTCAACGACTATGGCGGCCGACCGCAACTGAGCTTCAGCTGCAACGGCAGCACCTGCACGGTGATACCGGCGAAGAAGGCGTAGCAGAACCGTAGTATCGGATGGTGGCGGGCACAGGCGAAGCGAAGGGATAGAGGATATGGGCATGACACACGAGACAGGAAGATCCCGGCAGGACCCGCGTGGGTCGACCGAACAGAAGTATTACGCCACGCTGGGCGGGTTGGCGCTGATGGTGCCGTTGACGCTGGGCATTATGCTGTGGCTGTTGCCGGGCGCGCAGGCGACGGTGGATAACTGGGACGTCGACGGCGCCAACGGCACCCTGTATGTGCACGGTTCGCTGACAGAAAGCGCCTGTCGGCTGGACATGACCAGTGCCCATCAGGATGTTGCCTTGGGCGAGGTAGGAACGGGACGCCTGCGGACAATTGGCGCCCGCGGTGAACCAGTGCGGGTCGAACTGCGCTTGGCGGATTGCCTG
This genomic window contains:
- a CDS encoding fimbrial protein, coding for MTHETGRSRQDPRGSTEQKYYATLGGLALMVPLTLGIMLWLLPGAQATVDNWDVDGANGTLYVHGSLTESACRLDMTSAHQDVALGEVGTGRLRTIGARGEPVRVELRLADCLRSPAGSIDVRTGGLTWADNQPAVTVSFNAPRDADNPQLLKARGVSGLGLRMENAQGEDVRLGSRGKPLLLTPGQNTLSYTVTPERTPAPLMAGSYRAVVDFHLSYD